In Anaerolineales bacterium, the following are encoded in one genomic region:
- a CDS encoding tRNA uridine(34) 5-carboxymethylaminomethyl modification radical SAM/GNAT enzyme Elp3, whose translation MTLTGNQEPRIRSWEQAKRATPERLALARAALEDIRAGKPVFEALSRHPLAGGGFVGKQMLVAVYRQLVDSGEWAEDPALLARIRLKPMRSLSGVSVVTVLTKPYPCPGKCVFCPTDVRMPKSYLPDEPGAMRALQHDFDPFQQVASRLQALDAVGHPTDKIEMLILGGTWSSYRRDYQEDFVLRMFAALNGEASLDMAAAQRLNQRAAHRSVGLAIETRPDHVNPEELAWLRYLGVTKVQLGAQSFESRILELNKRGHTPEETRQAVQLLRAAGFKIVLHWMPNLLGATLESDRADFTKLWEGYCPDELKVYPTQLLENAELYLHWQRGEYQPYTSEELVELLADLKADIPEYCRINRVIRDIPSNNVVEGNRRTSLRMDVHERMQARGQRCRCIRCREVRGSRVQADQLELRDVAYSAGSAQEHFLTFVTPEDKLAGFLRLSLPGPSSPATGLTDLDGAALVREVHVYGQSLEMGAEQQGAAQHAGLGTRLLAAAEEQARAAGFRRMAVIAAVGTRDYYAGRGYRLGETYMVKDL comes from the coding sequence ATGACTCTCACCGGCAACCAAGAACCCCGCATTCGCAGCTGGGAGCAGGCCAAGCGGGCCACTCCGGAGCGCTTGGCCTTGGCGCGCGCCGCGCTGGAGGATATCCGCGCCGGCAAGCCGGTCTTCGAAGCGCTCAGCCGCCACCCGCTGGCGGGCGGCGGCTTCGTGGGCAAGCAAATGCTGGTGGCGGTCTACCGCCAGCTGGTGGACAGCGGCGAGTGGGCTGAGGACCCGGCTTTGTTGGCGCGCATCCGGCTGAAGCCGATGCGCAGCCTCTCGGGGGTCAGCGTGGTGACGGTGCTGACCAAGCCCTACCCCTGCCCGGGCAAGTGTGTCTTCTGTCCCACAGATGTGCGCATGCCCAAGAGCTACCTGCCGGACGAGCCGGGGGCGATGCGCGCCCTTCAGCACGACTTCGACCCCTTCCAGCAAGTGGCCAGCCGGCTGCAGGCGTTGGACGCGGTGGGGCACCCCACCGACAAGATTGAAATGCTGATCTTGGGCGGCACCTGGTCTTCGTACCGCCGGGATTACCAGGAAGACTTTGTGCTGCGCATGTTCGCCGCGCTGAATGGCGAGGCCAGCCTGGATATGGCCGCCGCCCAGCGCTTGAACCAGCGCGCCGCCCACCGCAGTGTGGGTTTGGCGATCGAGACGCGTCCCGACCACGTCAACCCGGAGGAGCTGGCCTGGCTGCGCTATTTGGGAGTCACCAAGGTGCAGCTCGGCGCACAGAGCTTTGAGTCGCGCATTCTAGAGCTCAACAAGCGCGGCCACACGCCGGAAGAGACCCGCCAGGCGGTGCAGCTGCTGCGGGCGGCCGGCTTCAAGATCGTGCTGCACTGGATGCCCAATTTACTGGGGGCCACATTGGAGAGCGACCGGGCCGACTTCACCAAACTGTGGGAGGGCTATTGTCCGGACGAGCTCAAGGTCTATCCCACCCAATTGCTGGAGAACGCCGAGCTGTACCTGCACTGGCAGCGCGGCGAATACCAACCCTATACCTCTGAAGAACTTGTCGAACTGCTGGCCGACCTCAAAGCCGATATCCCCGAGTACTGCCGCATCAACCGCGTGATCCGCGACATCCCTTCCAACAACGTGGTCGAAGGCAACCGCCGCACCAGCCTGCGTATGGATGTGCATGAGCGCATGCAGGCGCGCGGCCAGCGCTGCCGCTGCATCCGCTGCCGCGAGGTGCGCGGCAGCCGCGTACAGGCCGACCAACTGGAACTGCGCGACGTGGCCTACAGTGCCGGCTCGGCCCAGGAACATTTCCTCACCTTCGTGACTCCGGAGGACAAACTGGCCGGTTTCCTGCGCCTTTCGCTGCCCGGGCCGAGTTCGCCCGCCACGGGCCTGACCGACCTGGATGGGGCCGCGCTGGTGCGTGAGGTGCACGTCTACGGCCAGTCGCTGGAGATGGGCGCCGAGCAGCAGGGCGCCGCCCAGCACGCCGGCCTGGGCACCCGCCTGCTGGCCGCGGCTGAGGAGCAAGCGCGGGCGGCGGGCTTCCGCCGTATGGCGGTCATCGCCGCCGTGGGCACGCGCGACTATTACGCCGGCCGCGGCTACCGCCTGGGTGAGACCTATATGGTCAAAGACTTGTAA
- a CDS encoding VOC family protein, with the protein MKLTHTRLLLDEIEACRAFYKEVLELEEVVAVDGIYYEFLAGDCRLGLYSRELMAGVLGAQPAASGDQAALTFQVPDVDAAFEALKAKGAQFVRQPHDQPAWVLRVAHLRDPAGTLIEINASLK; encoded by the coding sequence ATGAAACTGACCCACACCCGCCTGTTGTTGGATGAGATCGAAGCTTGCCGGGCTTTTTACAAAGAGGTGCTTGAGCTGGAGGAAGTGGTGGCGGTTGACGGCATCTACTACGAATTCCTGGCCGGCGACTGCCGCCTGGGCCTCTATTCGCGCGAGCTGATGGCGGGCGTGCTGGGCGCCCAGCCTGCAGCATCCGGCGACCAGGCCGCCCTAACTTTCCAGGTGCCGGATGTGGACGCCGCCTTTGAAGCCCTCAAAGCCAAAGGCGCCCAGTTCGTGCGCCAGCCGCACGACCAGCCCGCCTGGGTATTGCGGGTGGCCCACCTGCGCGACCCAGCCGGCACGCTGATCGAGATCAACGCTTCGCTGAAGTAA
- a CDS encoding GyrI-like domain-containing protein: protein MMQKLDLKKDYKHLYNPGTREVSIVQVPRFNFIMIDGQVPANMAVDDAPDYQHAVEALYSYSYTLKFMCKKDSHNPVDYAVMPLEGLWWSATSSREFTPSRKDIWYFTAMIMQPQPVTAAHFSEAREQLRKKKELRSLDLARFEAFEEGLVMQIMHIGPYSEEPATIKRMIAFGEEHGYSAHGKHHEIYLGDPRRTAPDKLKTVLRHPVKQL, encoded by the coding sequence ATGATGCAGAAGCTAGACCTGAAGAAAGACTACAAGCACCTTTACAACCCGGGAACCAGAGAAGTCTCCATCGTGCAGGTGCCACGCTTCAACTTCATCATGATCGACGGCCAGGTGCCGGCCAACATGGCAGTGGACGATGCGCCGGATTACCAGCATGCGGTCGAGGCGTTGTATAGCTATTCGTACACGCTTAAGTTCATGTGCAAGAAAGACTCACACAACCCGGTGGATTATGCCGTGATGCCGCTGGAGGGTTTGTGGTGGTCTGCTACCAGCAGCCGTGAGTTCACGCCCAGCCGCAAGGACATCTGGTACTTCACCGCTATGATCATGCAGCCCCAACCGGTGACGGCGGCGCATTTTTCCGAAGCACGCGAGCAGCTGCGCAAGAAGAAAGAACTGCGCAGCCTGGACCTGGCACGCTTCGAAGCCTTTGAGGAAGGGCTGGTGATGCAGATCATGCACATCGGCCCGTATTCCGAGGAACCTGCCACGATCAAGCGCATGATCGCCTTCGGCGAAGAGCACGGCTATAGCGCCCACGGTAAGCACCACGAGATCTACCTGGGCGACCCGCGCCGCACCGCGCCCGATAAGCTCAAGACGGTGCTACGGCATCCGGTGAAGCAGTTGTAA
- a CDS encoding DinB family protein — MQPETALTVLFRHHLWANLRLLEHCAKLSAEQLEARIAGSYGSIYETLQHITTSERSYFSRISTGQPYAHPEDAPPMSMAEMAEALRQTGEGLIDWAPRVQAGDAVEVNWRGTPRQVPKSIILTQVINHATEHREQIKAILTELGIEPPDLQSWVYFNETDQ; from the coding sequence ATGCAACCCGAAACCGCACTGACCGTGCTCTTCCGCCATCATTTGTGGGCTAATTTGCGCCTGCTGGAACACTGCGCCAAGCTGAGCGCCGAACAGCTTGAGGCGCGCATCGCCGGGTCGTATGGCAGCATCTACGAGACCCTGCAGCACATCACCACTTCCGAGCGGTCGTATTTCTCGCGCATCAGCACCGGCCAGCCCTACGCACATCCTGAGGACGCCCCGCCAATGAGCATGGCGGAAATGGCGGAGGCGCTGCGCCAGACCGGCGAGGGGCTGATCGACTGGGCGCCCAGGGTGCAAGCTGGGGACGCGGTGGAAGTCAACTGGCGCGGAACACCGCGGCAGGTGCCCAAAAGTATCATCCTCACCCAGGTGATCAACCATGCCACCGAACATCGCGAACAGATCAAAGCGATTCTGACCGAGCTGGGCATTGAACCCCCAGACCTGCAGAGCTGGGTCTACTTCAACGAAACCGACCAATAA
- a CDS encoding FTR1 family protein codes for MRRIAFNTFILLVCVSLLAVCASPVQAAASTAPQDLAEQMRAALFAAQRDLLAGGDGLAAFAQAQAAYGSLRPLLAGPAADAAVSADQAFSAMEDALAGADAPAFATQRSLAWTAVLAGSYRMVEQAMRAGEHGQAQAWLALREYRTVNRFARPNADATLAVQRLAASEMDAETALQFLRADLFDAYQARLGEALRELQLAEASGFTVRRAELAGLAQGYFGLLSAAYQEQRGAAALQTAQQAFQQLTVAALAGQPLDARLEAVTAVLEGFRAAPLSPAEQSRRAGQLLRYVNLVSVEYGRGVSDGRVTLQFEIQEAVTFQEAAQAAFDDLRDLLAELDAPATQQAQTHLSELNAMLRSANSGGAVASAADMRTSAEQLLALLNEVIPAEWKQGSTSGDFDVIDSMLDQMENAVRGGDYAAAESARIEAYAIMESGPEARLIAMAPDLKLRVEELFWNGNSQTVGLSRLLSEQAPLQEVRSVRVALDAQLAEVETLLSGSSTPASILSNAAVIVFREGLEAVLILASLMGSFKAAEGRKYRQPLWLGSGLALLATVLTWTLAREVLQALARYGEKLEAVISLIAIIVLLLITNWFFHKSYWDGWLARFHARKRSLLSGETGLLLGLVSLGFTSVYREGFETVLFLQALVLDGGTSVVLGGVAIGLAFTLLVGLLTFRFQARLPHKKMLIVTGIMIGAVLLVMVGKTVYVFQLVGWMPATLVSGLSFPTWFSMWFGVYPSWEGLLLQFSAAAFVIGSYYLAEGLRKRQRA; via the coding sequence GTGAGACGCATTGCGTTTAACACCTTTATTCTGCTTGTTTGTGTAAGTTTGCTGGCGGTGTGCGCCAGCCCGGTCCAGGCCGCGGCCTCAACCGCTCCGCAGGACTTGGCGGAGCAGATGCGCGCCGCGCTGTTTGCCGCCCAACGCGATCTGCTGGCGGGCGGCGATGGCTTGGCCGCTTTTGCGCAGGCCCAAGCGGCCTATGGCAGTTTGCGGCCTCTGCTGGCTGGCCCTGCGGCCGACGCGGCGGTATCCGCTGACCAGGCCTTTAGCGCCATGGAAGACGCGCTGGCCGGCGCCGATGCGCCCGCTTTTGCCACCCAGCGTTCCCTGGCTTGGACGGCTGTGCTGGCGGGCAGCTACCGCATGGTCGAACAGGCCATGCGGGCGGGCGAGCATGGCCAGGCTCAAGCCTGGCTGGCTCTGCGCGAGTACCGTACGGTTAACCGCTTTGCGCGCCCCAATGCGGATGCGACCCTGGCCGTGCAGCGCCTGGCCGCATCTGAAATGGATGCCGAGACCGCCCTGCAGTTCTTGCGGGCGGATCTGTTTGATGCTTATCAGGCCCGCCTGGGCGAGGCGCTGCGTGAGTTGCAGCTGGCTGAGGCCAGCGGCTTCACCGTGCGCCGCGCTGAACTGGCCGGCCTGGCACAGGGCTACTTTGGCCTGCTGAGCGCGGCGTACCAGGAGCAGCGCGGCGCGGCCGCGTTGCAGACCGCCCAGCAGGCCTTCCAGCAGCTGACTGTGGCAGCCCTAGCCGGCCAGCCGCTGGATGCGCGCTTGGAGGCGGTGACCGCGGTCCTGGAAGGCTTCCGCGCCGCACCGCTGAGCCCGGCAGAGCAATCCCGCCGGGCGGGTCAGCTGCTGCGCTATGTCAATCTGGTTTCGGTCGAATACGGCCGCGGCGTCTCGGATGGGCGCGTGACTTTGCAGTTCGAGATCCAGGAAGCGGTCACTTTTCAGGAAGCGGCCCAGGCCGCCTTCGATGATTTGCGCGACCTGCTGGCCGAGCTGGATGCGCCAGCTACCCAGCAGGCCCAGACGCACCTCAGTGAACTGAACGCCATGCTGCGCAGCGCCAACAGCGGCGGCGCGGTGGCCAGCGCCGCCGACATGCGCACCAGCGCCGAGCAACTGTTGGCCCTATTGAACGAAGTCATCCCTGCCGAGTGGAAACAAGGCAGCACCTCCGGCGATTTTGATGTGATCGATTCGATGCTGGACCAAATGGAGAATGCTGTACGGGGCGGCGATTATGCCGCGGCCGAATCGGCCCGCATCGAGGCCTATGCCATTATGGAAAGCGGGCCGGAGGCGCGCCTGATCGCCATGGCGCCGGACCTCAAGCTGCGCGTGGAGGAGCTGTTCTGGAACGGCAACAGCCAAACCGTGGGCCTCAGCCGTCTGCTGTCTGAGCAGGCCCCCCTGCAAGAGGTGCGCTCCGTGCGCGTCGCCCTGGATGCCCAGTTGGCCGAGGTGGAAACCCTGCTCTCAGGCTCCAGCACGCCGGCTTCTATTCTGAGCAATGCGGCCGTGATCGTCTTCCGTGAGGGCTTGGAGGCGGTGCTGATCCTGGCCTCGCTGATGGGCAGCTTCAAAGCCGCTGAAGGCCGCAAATATCGCCAGCCGCTATGGCTGGGCAGCGGGCTGGCCTTGCTGGCCACTGTGCTGACCTGGACCCTGGCGCGCGAGGTGTTGCAAGCCCTGGCGCGCTATGGCGAAAAGCTGGAGGCGGTGATTTCGCTGATCGCCATCATCGTCTTGCTGTTGATCACCAATTGGTTCTTCCATAAAAGCTACTGGGACGGCTGGTTGGCGCGCTTCCATGCCCGCAAGCGCAGCTTGCTCTCCGGCGAGACGGGTTTGCTGCTGGGCTTGGTTTCGCTCGGCTTCACCAGCGTCTATCGCGAAGGTTTTGAGACCGTCCTGTTCTTGCAAGCCCTGGTGCTGGACGGCGGCACCTCCGTCGTGCTGGGCGGCGTGGCGATCGGCTTGGCTTTCACCTTGCTGGTCGGCCTGCTGACCTTTCGCTTTCAGGCCCGCCTGCCGCACAAAAAGATGCTGATCGTGACCGGCATCATGATCGGAGCGGTTTTGCTGGTCATGGTGGGCAAGACCGTGTATGTCTTCCAGCTGGTAGGCTGGATGCCGGCCACGCTGGTCTCTGGGTTGAGCTTCCCCACCTGGTTCAGCATGTGGTTTGGGGTCTATCCCTCCTGGGAGGGGCTGCTGCTGCAGTTTTCTGCGGCGGCTTTCGTGATCGGCAGTTATTACCTGGCGGAAGGTCTGAGAAAACGCCAGCGCGCTTAA
- a CDS encoding HEPN domain-containing protein, with protein MDPNKQEGPIRFSPFPENHALKGPLLLNIAKGSYVLSRSYLNMGVTLFHYSIVFTLMHHSVETFIKAFLVMEGIVFGRTHALANLLALGAKSERLRFFKTELLDDPALANLFNELSDFYAPNKYGETAYSVMHLTLLRVYDEIVYIFVKNLAVLYPDYSPQIYAFDVPENLLAYFQKHLHKDYHIVVWPEDL; from the coding sequence ATGGATCCAAATAAACAAGAGGGGCCAATACGGTTTTCACCCTTTCCAGAAAACCATGCGTTGAAGGGTCCTTTGTTATTAAATATTGCAAAAGGGAGTTATGTTTTATCAAGGTCTTATCTGAATATGGGGGTTACGTTGTTTCATTACTCAATAGTATTCACTTTGATGCACCACTCGGTAGAGACCTTCATCAAAGCCTTTCTTGTTATGGAAGGGATAGTCTTTGGAAGAACACATGCGTTGGCGAACCTTCTTGCGCTTGGAGCCAAATCTGAACGCCTTAGATTCTTTAAAACAGAGCTTTTGGATGATCCAGCGTTAGCAAATCTTTTTAATGAATTGTCGGATTTTTATGCACCAAATAAATATGGTGAAACGGCCTATTCAGTAATGCACTTAACTTTGTTGCGAGTGTATGACGAGATAGTTTATATTTTTGTCAAAAACCTAGCAGTCTTGTACCCCGACTATTCACCGCAAATTTATGCGTTTGATGTTCCAGAGAACTTGCTAGCTTATTTTCAGAAGCATTTGCATAAGGATTACCATATTGTTGTTTGGCCTGAAGATCTATAA
- a CDS encoding class I SAM-dependent methyltransferase yields MQDAVAERLIALNKQFYQALAQPFSASRARPQTGVLRVLETVPAGASILDLGCGNGVLAAELARRGHTGRYLGLDFSTELLSAARQRAVGLEAEFAQADLSAADWAGGVSAGFDFVFAFAVLHHIPGQTRRLSFLRQARTLLRDAGRLALSNWQFLNSPRLRARIQPWEAVGLRASDVDPGDYLLDWRGGGHGLRYAHHFSEDELTELAAEVGFTVEESFLSDGAGGNLGLYQWWGPDAQITTASPDAVAPS; encoded by the coding sequence ATGCAAGACGCCGTTGCCGAACGCTTGATCGCCTTGAACAAGCAATTCTATCAGGCGCTGGCGCAACCGTTTTCCGCCAGCCGCGCCCGGCCGCAAACCGGCGTGCTGCGCGTGCTGGAAACCGTGCCGGCCGGGGCCAGCATCCTCGACCTGGGCTGCGGCAACGGGGTACTGGCGGCGGAGCTGGCCCGCCGCGGCCACACCGGCCGCTACTTGGGGCTGGATTTCAGCACGGAACTGCTGTCCGCCGCCCGCCAGCGTGCGGTCGGCCTGGAAGCCGAATTCGCCCAGGCCGACCTAAGCGCGGCGGACTGGGCAGGCGGGGTGTCAGCCGGCTTTGACTTCGTCTTCGCTTTCGCCGTGCTGCACCACATCCCCGGGCAGACCAGACGGCTGAGCTTTCTGCGCCAAGCCCGGACGTTGCTACGGGACGCGGGACGCCTGGCGCTGTCCAATTGGCAATTCCTCAACAGTCCCCGGCTGCGGGCGCGTATCCAGCCCTGGGAAGCAGTCGGGCTGCGCGCCAGCGATGTGGACCCGGGCGACTATCTGCTGGACTGGCGCGGCGGCGGCCACGGCCTGCGCTATGCGCACCACTTCAGCGAAGACGAGTTGACTGAACTAGCTGCCGAGGTTGGCTTCACCGTCGAGGAAAGTTTTCTCTCAGACGGCGCTGGCGGAAATTTGGGGTTGTATCAGTGGTGGGGACCGGATGCCCAGATTACAACTGCTTCACCGGATGCCGTAGCACCGTCTTGA
- a CDS encoding helix-turn-helix transcriptional regulator, which produces MTHTELAILGLIIEAPRHGYEIEQLIEQRNMRSWTEIGFSSIYYILSKLERRGWLSSRSQPAAGRGPQRKVYAARPAGRKAWAAATLQLLADPGQSRPFLLGLAGLPGLPAGEALAALRQYRRGLLLRRDEVEAAWQSGGQLPYFLDGMFEYSFNLLQTEIEWLDRYIPRLESHLDQ; this is translated from the coding sequence ATGACCCATACTGAACTGGCCATACTTGGTTTGATCATCGAGGCCCCCCGCCACGGCTACGAGATCGAGCAGCTGATCGAACAGCGCAATATGCGCTCGTGGACCGAGATCGGCTTCTCCTCGATCTACTACATTCTCAGCAAATTGGAGCGGCGCGGTTGGCTGAGCAGCCGGAGCCAGCCGGCGGCTGGCCGCGGGCCGCAGCGCAAGGTCTATGCGGCCCGGCCCGCCGGCCGCAAAGCCTGGGCCGCAGCCACCCTGCAGCTGCTGGCCGACCCGGGGCAGTCGCGACCGTTCCTGCTGGGGCTGGCCGGCCTGCCCGGCCTGCCGGCAGGCGAGGCGCTGGCCGCCCTGCGGCAGTACCGCCGCGGCCTGCTGCTGCGCCGGGACGAGGTCGAAGCGGCCTGGCAGTCTGGCGGGCAGCTGCCCTATTTCCTGGATGGCATGTTCGAATACAGCTTCAATTTGCTGCAAACCGAGATCGAGTGGCTGGACCGTTACATCCCGCGTCTGGAAAGTCATCTCGATCAATAG
- the dnaA gene encoding chromosomal replication initiator protein DnaA gives MNASQAWQAALGQLQVDMPKGTFDTWVRDAELVAYEDGSFVIGVNNAYARDWLESRLKSVVTRLLTGMMNRSVEVRFVVWQASNPPETLSEAPASEPEPEKQIELSSAYGSGNFTVNPRYTFETFVVGGSNRLAHAAALAVADNPAKSYNPLFLYGRVGLGKTHLLRAIGNAAVQSGLQVLYVSSEEFTNDLIHAIRSHSTQAFRDKYRRTDVLLIDDIQFIAGKESTQEEFFHTFNTLHGQNKQIVLTSDRSPKGLVTLEERLRSRFEWGLTADIQSPDYETRLAILRSNAERLGKQVDPAVLETIAARMQSNIRELEGALNRIIAYAYLRNMPLTPNLVDSALADLLPDPQPMEPEQLVEAVSRAFSISMERLLSRERSAEVALARQVAMYLLREEAQLSLPAIGELLGGRDHTTVMHGCQKINELLEHDERLRRQVSNLREQLYGERVRI, from the coding sequence ATGAACGCCAGCCAAGCATGGCAAGCCGCCCTAGGCCAGCTGCAAGTGGACATGCCCAAAGGCACGTTTGACACCTGGGTGCGCGACGCCGAGTTGGTGGCGTATGAGGATGGCTCCTTTGTGATTGGCGTGAACAACGCCTATGCGCGTGACTGGCTGGAAAGCCGGTTGAAGAGCGTGGTGACCCGCCTGCTGACCGGCATGATGAACCGCAGTGTGGAAGTGCGCTTTGTGGTCTGGCAGGCCTCCAATCCGCCCGAGACGCTCAGCGAAGCCCCGGCCAGTGAACCTGAGCCGGAAAAGCAGATCGAACTCAGCAGCGCTTACGGCTCGGGCAACTTCACTGTCAATCCGCGCTATACCTTCGAGACTTTCGTGGTGGGCGGCAGCAACCGCCTGGCCCATGCGGCCGCCCTGGCCGTGGCCGACAACCCGGCCAAGTCCTACAACCCGCTCTTCCTCTACGGCCGGGTCGGCCTGGGCAAGACGCACCTGCTGCGCGCCATCGGCAATGCCGCCGTGCAAAGCGGCTTGCAAGTGCTGTATGTCTCCTCCGAAGAGTTCACCAACGATCTGATCCATGCCATCCGCAGCCACAGCACCCAGGCTTTCCGCGACAAATACCGCCGCACCGACGTGCTGCTGATCGACGACATCCAATTCATCGCTGGCAAGGAATCTACCCAGGAAGAATTCTTCCACACCTTCAACACCCTGCACGGGCAGAACAAGCAGATCGTGCTGACCTCCGACCGTTCGCCTAAGGGCCTGGTCACGCTGGAGGAGCGCTTGCGCTCCCGCTTCGAGTGGGGCCTGACCGCCGACATCCAGTCGCCGGACTACGAGACCCGCCTGGCGATCCTGCGCAGCAACGCCGAGCGCCTGGGCAAGCAGGTGGACCCGGCCGTGCTGGAGACGATCGCCGCGCGCATGCAGTCCAACATCCGCGAGCTGGAAGGCGCCCTCAATCGCATCATCGCCTACGCCTACCTGCGCAACATGCCGCTAACCCCCAACCTGGTGGACAGCGCCTTGGCTGACCTGCTGCCCGACCCACAGCCGATGGAGCCGGAGCAGCTGGTCGAAGCCGTCAGCCGCGCCTTCAGCATTTCCATGGAGCGCTTACTCTCCCGCGAGCGCTCGGCCGAAGTGGCCTTGGCCCGCCAGGTGGCCATGTACCTGCTGCGCGAGGAAGCCCAACTCTCACTGCCGGCGATTGGCGAACTGCTGGGCGGCCGCGACCACACCACCGTGATGCACGGCTGCCAGAAGATCAACGAACTGCTGGAGCACGACGAACGCCTGCGCCGCCAGGTCAGCAACTTGCGCGAGCAGCTCTACGGCGAGCGCGTGCGCATCTAG
- the rnhA gene encoding ribonuclease HI: protein MQSPITIYTDGSCLGNPGPGGWAALLRSPEGEQILSGGEPDTTNNRMELTAALRALQALPAGSQVEFYTDSQYLRKGITEWLPGWQARGWKRKGGALANVELWQALAAAIKGHQIHWNWVKGHSTNRDNQRVDQLARQAMWKQK, encoded by the coding sequence ATGCAATCCCCCATCACCATCTACACCGACGGCTCCTGCCTGGGCAACCCCGGCCCGGGCGGCTGGGCGGCGTTGCTGCGCAGCCCCGAGGGCGAGCAGATCCTCAGCGGCGGTGAGCCGGACACGACCAACAACCGCATGGAACTGACCGCCGCGCTGCGCGCCCTGCAGGCTTTGCCGGCCGGCAGCCAAGTGGAGTTCTATACCGATTCACAGTATCTGCGCAAAGGCATCACCGAATGGCTGCCGGGCTGGCAGGCGCGCGGCTGGAAACGCAAAGGCGGCGCGCTGGCCAATGTGGAACTGTGGCAAGCGCTGGCCGCCGCCATCAAAGGCCACCAGATCCACTGGAATTGGGTCAAAGGCCACTCGACCAACCGGGACAACCAGCGCGTGGATCAGCTCGCCCGCCAGGCCATGTGGAAACAAAAATAG
- the recO gene encoding DNA repair protein RecO — protein MPREARSQRVEAIVLKHSDYGEADRLLTLFTREQGKLRALAKGARKPGSRKGGHLEPYSRVRLQLASGRDLYIVSQAEAIEINSGLSNSLESLGYAAYAAELAEKFSLEGEAQPGLYRLLAETLARLASGEGGQLSVRYYEVRLLDQVGFRPELQECLGCRQEIQPVDQFFSFEQGGVLCPRCGRGRSGSRPISMPALKVLRHLQRSNYTQAQRAAPSPSVLRELETLMNAYITYLAERSLNTPRFLERVRREAAQ, from the coding sequence ATGCCGCGTGAAGCCCGCTCGCAGCGCGTCGAAGCGATTGTGCTCAAGCACAGCGACTACGGCGAAGCTGACCGCTTGCTGACCCTGTTCACCCGTGAGCAGGGCAAGCTGCGCGCCCTGGCCAAGGGCGCCCGCAAGCCCGGCTCACGCAAAGGCGGCCACCTGGAGCCTTACAGCCGGGTGCGCCTGCAGCTGGCCAGCGGCCGTGACCTGTACATCGTCAGCCAGGCGGAAGCCATCGAGATCAACAGCGGGCTCAGCAACAGCCTGGAAAGCCTGGGTTACGCCGCCTACGCCGCCGAGCTGGCCGAGAAATTCAGCCTGGAGGGCGAAGCCCAGCCCGGCCTCTACCGGCTGTTGGCCGAAACCCTGGCCCGTCTGGCCAGCGGCGAAGGCGGGCAACTCTCGGTGCGCTATTACGAAGTGCGTCTGCTGGACCAGGTGGGGTTCCGGCCTGAGCTGCAAGAGTGCCTGGGCTGCCGCCAAGAGATCCAGCCGGTAGACCAGTTCTTCTCGTTCGAGCAGGGCGGCGTACTCTGCCCGCGCTGCGGGCGGGGACGCAGCGGCTCGCGTCCCATCTCCATGCCTGCGCTCAAGGTCCTGCGTCATCTGCAGCGCAGCAATTACACCCAGGCCCAGCGCGCTGCCCCCAGCCCCAGCGTGCTGCGCGAACTGGAAACCCTGATGAACGCCTATATCACCTACCTGGCAGAACGCAGCCTGAACACGCCTCGTTTTCTGGAACGGGTGCGGCGCGAAGCCGCCCAATAG
- a CDS encoding VOC family protein: protein MDLGAFSISLSVKDVKASRQFYEKLGFEAFGGKEEDNWLMLKNGNAVIGLFQGMFDKNMLTFNPGWDAVGNDLPEFTDVRQLQQMIKERGVELDGEVDPTVEAGPGFFTLVDPDGNPILVDQHR, encoded by the coding sequence ATGGATTTGGGCGCCTTTTCGATCAGTTTGAGCGTAAAAGATGTTAAAGCCTCTCGCCAGTTTTATGAAAAACTGGGTTTCGAAGCGTTTGGCGGCAAAGAAGAGGACAACTGGTTGATGTTGAAGAATGGCAATGCGGTGATCGGTTTGTTCCAAGGCATGTTTGACAAGAACATGCTCACCTTCAACCCGGGGTGGGATGCGGTAGGCAATGACCTGCCCGAATTCACTGATGTTCGCCAGCTGCAGCAGATGATCAAAGAGCGTGGAGTGGAATTGGACGGGGAGGTGGATCCGACAGTAGAAGCCGGACCCGGATTCTTTACGCTTGTGGACCCGGACGGCAACCCGATCCTGGTGGACCAGCACCGTTAA